The following proteins are co-located in the Festucalex cinctus isolate MCC-2025b chromosome 15, RoL_Fcin_1.0, whole genome shotgun sequence genome:
- the spp1 gene encoding osteopontin: MKVAFVFVLLFAAVLCRPARKYFDSSAESSEEVVRRPAPSSLFRRKMAELTRFRVSPFRLFQKILAPVAVGSDDSSDEQPAVEIPSLINFETTDDAATDTPSVDNQDEPNKDSDDDDDDDDDDDESEESESEEEDEEDEEESSESGESSTVAPETVTPVIVTEDPLLPTIVTDTDSGRGDSMGGYPSEYKSYVYAEEKSYHKAPSSYKSYEYVDTGKKSGYDMPIDNEVEKSPEVYKSETYQEHPDNLEEDPSTPENQDVLPAEEEDDGMSDSGSSADVEEEEESEHEQSSEEAAATPGAADSDSDESDSDESDSDEQGTGPESATDMPVVITAK; the protein is encoded by the exons ATGAAAGTGGCATTTGTTTTCGTTCTGCTCTTTGCTGCAGTTCTCTGCCGACCA gcaagaaaatattttgacagTTCAGCAGAGAGCTCTGAAGAAGTG GTCAGACGACCAGCGCCTTCTTCACTCTTCAGGAGAAAGATGGCCGAGTTGACTCGCTTCCGTGTGTCACCATTCAGG CTGTTCCAGAAAATTTTAGCACCCGTTGCTGTTGGTTCAGATGACAGCTCTGATGAG CAGCCAGCAGTCGAGATTCCATCTTTAATCAACTTTGAAACTACCGATGACGCTGCAACAGACACACCGTCCGTCGACAACCAAGATGAACCAAATAAAgacagtgatgatgatgacgacgatgatgatgatgatgatgagtcaGAGGAGAGT GAAAGtgaagaggaagatgaggaagatgaagaagagAGCTCAGAGTCGGGCGAGTCTTCCACTGTTGCTCCTGAGACGGTGACCCCCGTAATTGTGACCGAGGACCCCCTGTTGCCCACCATTGTCACAGACACAGATTCAGGCCGCGGTGACAGCATGGGAGGATATCCCAGTGAATACAAGAGTTATGTCTATGCGGAGGAGAAGAGCTACCACAAGGCTCCCTCATCGTACAAGTCCTATGAATATGTTGACACGGGCAAAAAATCGGGTTATGACATGCCCATTGACAATGAGGTGGAGAAGTCACCAGAGGTGTACAAGAGTGAG ACTTATCAGGAGCACCCTGACAATCTGGAGGAGGATCCCAGCACTCCTGAGAATCAGGACGTTCTTCcagcggaggaggaggatgacggCATGAGCGATAGCGGAAGCTCCGCAGatgtggaggaggaagaggagtccGAACACGAGCAGAGCAGCGAGGAGGCCGCGGCCACGCCCGGAGCAGCTGACAGCGATTCTGACGAGAGTGACAGCGATGAGAGTGACTCAGATGAGCAGGGGACGGGCCCTGAATCAGCCACTGACATGCCGGTGGTCATAACCGCCAAATAA